A stretch of DNA from Vibrio gallaecicus:
AAGCTAAAGAATTTAAATCATAAAGCAGTGATGTATCGCCAATCAACATCAAAAGTGGCTTATGCGTTGCTGATATGACCCCAGCAGCAGTCGCGACCAAACCATCAATTCCTGACGCACCACGATTAGTAAAAACTTGTGTTTTGTCTAAGCGAGCCAGCATATCGATAAGTCGTACAATTAGGCTATTACCAATAAAAACATCTCTACCAATAACTCTAGCAGACAAATCAGCAGCGACTGACAGCTCCGTCAGCTGGTCATTGCTGGTTAACTGAGCGAGCGTGAGTTCACTTATTGATCGTGATAGCTGCGTTAACTCATCCCCCCAACCGGCTGAAGGTTTTAATAAGCTAGGTGTACTTTGAGCACTCAGCCATTGTGAGATACCAGAGACAATATGGGTTTGAGGAAGGTGATCTTGATTAATGCGATGAGTTTCGGGAGAGATGACAACATACTGCTCTGAATTAAACTCCGTGGCTTGTTGCTTGATCCACTGGTTCAAACGCTTGGAAACGATTCTCTCACCCAACTGTAAGATAAACTGACAGTCCGCTAAAAGGTGCTGTGCATGCTTGTTCTGCATCCAAAGATCGTAATGTGCCCAATCGCTATTCATACCAGACTGAGGATCACAAAACACAGGCCAACCAAGTGACTTCGCAAAATCCAGAGCCTTTTCCGCTTCCTTAACGTCTACAGAACCTATCACTACTACACCTTTTTGATACGCGTAATCGCTGGCTTGGACGGACGTGTTTGAAGCTGAAGTTTTGAAAAAAACCGTGTTTGTGTAGGTTATTAAGCTCTTCTTCCAATTATGCACCGACTGTAGGTAGTCTTCGTACATGACTTTTTCATTATTTGAATACAAAGGCTCAGGAAATGGGCAGTTGATATGGATAGCCCCGCCAGCAGAGGCTTGTTTATTCACGAGTTGATCTACTGATGTCAGTAACCAGTTGAGAGGAACCTGCAACGATGGGCTGGGTAAATTCAAAGCCGATTCAACGTGAGATGAAAAAATCCCTTGCTGTTGAATCGCCTGATTCGCTCCACAATTGATTAATTCCGTCGGTCTATCTGAGGTCAGCAAAATCAACTTTTCACGAGTAAGTCCCGCTTCAGCAACCGCAGGCAAAAGATTCGCAACCGCGGTCCCTGATGTCACAATGACCGCGACAGGTTTTTTACTGGCTTTCGCAAGACCAAGCGCAAAAAAACCTAAACCACGTTCATCAAAATGCGTATGTAAAGTTAGGCCCGAATTAGCTTCTGCTTCCAATGTTAATGGCGTCGAACGAGAGCCGGGAGCCACACAAACATCCTCCACTCCACATCGTACAAGTTCTTCTAAAAGCGTGTCACACCAAATTCGATTAACCACGGCTTGATCATAAATCATGAAGCAACCCCCAGCGGTGGGTGATCTGAAATCAAGCTCAATAGTGTAGAGACCTTCTTATTTAACTCTTGCCATTCATGCTCAGCGACGGACCCTGGAACGATCCCTGCGCCAGCAAATAATTGAACTTGATCATTAACCACTAGAGCACTTCGGATTGCGACACAAAATTCTGCTCGTTGGTGGCTAATAAAACCGACAGAACCGGCGTACCAACCACGTGCAAAGGGTTCGTTTTCTAGAATAAAGTCTATCGCCTCTTTACGAGGTAAGCCAGCAACTGCCGCTGTCGGCTGTAAGGAAGCTAATAGTTGCACCCCATTCACACCACTTTTTAATTGAGCATGAATATTTCTTTTCAGATGTTGAACTTTACGTAGCCGAACCAATCTTGCTTCTTGTTCCACATCAACAGAGTGAGAATGCTGTGTTAAGCGTTCAATAATGTCATCAACGACATACTGATTTTCATTGAGGTTCTTTGTATCTTGAGATAACCAGTTCGCAAGCTCCATGTCTTGAGTAGCGTTATCACCCCGTCCAATCGTTCCTGCAAGTGCTTCAGTATGTAATTCAGTTCCATGACGGCTATATAGGCGCTCTGGTGTCGACCCGATAAAGCTGTGTTTCGAATCCAGTACCAACATGAAATGAAAACTGTGGTGATTCTGCAAATAGCTCGCTTTCAGTAATTGAGCAGCACAAATCGGCTTATCTAAAGTCAGCGTTGTTTTGCGAGCTAGTACTACCTTTTTATAATCTTCAGCATCAATGCCATTTAGCACCGTGTCTACTAGCTTACCCCATTGCGGTTTCTCAGGGATGTGCTCTATGCGATCAATATGTGAAGAAAGAGGCGGAAGTGATGCTGCATCAAGCTGCAGTTTGTTCAGAGCCTTGATGGTTTGCTTACGGTCATCAATAAGATTGACAGCAAGAGACCACTCATTATCAAAACGAGCCAGTTCTATTTCTGGGAGAAAGAAGAATGATCCCATGCAACGACGATTTTTATCGGTATGACCATCAAATGACCGCCCACCCCATATACGCTGGTCTTCACCAAGAATAGCGTAAGCGGGCGCAGGATCGGAAAAAGTATGAATCTGACCAAGCGCGACGACTTCTTCACGAGTATCACGAGATTGCCAATAAAACTTAGGAAATAAAGGTTGAGCGTGAAGCCACTCAATAAATGCGAACGAAGGTTTATGCGTTAAAACTTCAACGCACCTTACCTCGTTAGGCTGAGAATTTTGTACTCGTTCAATTAAAGAAGCGACTGTTTGCTGGAAATGTGACAAATCGACCTCATTCACATCTAATTTATTATTATATTAGTTGGATACTTTATGGGTAGCCCCTACTCAGATCAAGAATGTATAAAATCTTTTCGACATTCCTGTGATTTAAAACGAACAAAGCTTATCCGTAAAAACCACATTCTGTAGATTTTTATTCTATCAAACTTCATTTTAAGGTACTTTAATAAAGTATTTAAATTATTTTCAGGAAATCGGCAATGCAAAATATCGGGATGTCGTCAAAACTCAACAGTGTATGCTATGAAATAAGGGGACCTGTACTTAAACATGCTAAGCGCATGGAAGAAGAGGGACATAAAATCCTAAAGCTAAACATAGGAAACCCCGCCCCATTTGGTTTTGACGCCCCTGATGAAATCCTTGTTGATGTAATTCGTAACCTTCCGACTTCTCAAGGTTACTGTGATTCAAAGGGTATTTACTCAGCACGTAAAGCGGTAGTGCAGCATTATCAGAAAAAAGGCTTACGCAACCTTGACGTAGAAGATGTATATATCGGAAACGGTGCTTCTGAGCTTATCGTCATGTCTATGCAAGCTTTGCTCGATAGCGGTGATGAGGTTCTTATTCCAGCTCCAGATTATCCACTATGGACAGCTTCTGTCGCACTCTCTGGTGGTACGCCAGTACATTACCTATGTGATGAAGATGCAGATTGGTATCCGGATCTGGATGACATGCGCGCGAAAATTACACCAAAAACTCGCGGTATCGTTTTAATCAACCCAAATAACCCAACAGGTGCAGTTTATAGCCGTGATTTCCTGTTAAAAGTCGTTGATATCGCACGCGAAAATAATCTAATAATTTTTGCCGATGAGATCTACGATAAAGTCTTATATGACGGGGCTGTACATACATCAATCTCTACACTCGCTGAAGATGTACTTATGGTGACTTTCAATGGTTTATCAAAAGCCTACCGTGTATGTGGCTTCCGCGGTGGTTGGATGTTCTTAACAGGACCTAAGCACCTAGCTAAAGGGTATGTTGAGGGCTTGGATATGCTTGCTTCGATGAGACTGTGTGCCAATGTTCCGATGCAGCATGCTATTCAGACCGCTTTAGGTGGTTATCAAAGTATCAATGAACTACTACTGCCTGGTGGTCGCCTACTAGAGCAGCGTGACCGCGCATGGGAACTTATTAATAAAATCCCAGGTGTATCATGTGTCAAACCTAAAGGGGCAATGTACTTATTCCCTAAAATTGATACTAAGATGTATAACATCAAAGATGACCAAAAAATGGTGCTCGACTTCCTTAAACAAGAGAAAGTATTGCTTGTACAAGGAACCGGCTTCAACTGGCCAAAACCCGATCACTTCCGAATTGTGACTTTACCTCACATCGAAGATCTTGAAACGGCAATTGGACGCTTAGAACGTTTCTTATCGACTTATCGCCAAGACTAGCTTTAGACTTTGAAGCCATAAGCCAGTATGAACAATTATAATCACTTGTTTTAACAAGGCTTTAAATTGTAATCATTGGCTTCTATGCTTAAAAGGTTCCTATTAATTAGGAACCTTTTTTGTATCTACTACTCAGCATCAAAAGTGCATTGCATTTTAAAGGGATCATTATGACTCAAAGCCATTTTTTTGCTCACCTTGCTCGAATGAAGCTTATTCAACGCTGGCCATTAATGCGCTCCGTATCTACAGAAAACATTTCAGAACACAGCTTGCAGGTCGCATTTGTCGCCCACGCCCTCGCGGTTATTAAGAATAAAAAATTCGGAGGTCAACTTAACCCGGAACACATTGCATTACTTGGCATGTACCACGATACAAGTGAAGTTCTGACTGGTGATTTGCCAACTCCTGTCAAATACTACAACCCTGATATTGCACAAGAATACAAAAAAATTGAAGCTGCCGCCGAGCAACGATTACTTTCCATGGTCCCAGAAGATTTTCAAGATGACTTTGCGCCATTTCTAATATCTGGCTCTGTAAGTAATGAAGAGCAATCCATAGTTAAACAGGCAGATACTATCTGCGCTTACCTTAAGTGTTTGGAAGAGCTCAGCGCAGGTAACCATGAATTCGAGCAAGCCAAACGTCGCTTAGAAGAAACACTAGAACAGCGTAAAAGCCCAGAGTTAACCTATTTTTTAACGACTTTTGCCCCTAGTTTTGAATTATCGCTAGACGAAATCAGCTAGCTGAGTATAAGTTGGAGATATCAGAGGCAATAGCCCTAATAAAATCAAATTGATAGGTGATGATTTGGACTTTTCAATCAGCCCAGAATGGCAACATCGCAATGACGATGAACATAAAATAAGAAGAGATGACCACCGCAGCCCGTATCAGAGAGATCGCGCCCGCGTTCTTCATTCGGCTGCATTTCGTCGCTTACAAGCCAAAACTCAAGTCCACGGAACTGCGGTTAATGATTTTCACCGTACTCGCCTGACTCATTCACTTGAAGCTGCGCAGTTAGGCACGGGTATTGTGGCTCAGCTTAAAAAGAAGCAGCCTGAGTTCCGAGACCTGCTTCCTTCTGACAGCCTTATTGATTCAATATGCTTAGCGCATGATATTGGTCACCCACCTTATGGTCATGGTGGTGAAGTCGCTCTAAATTATATGATGCGTGACCATGGCGGTTTTGAAGGTAACGCTCAAACATTTCGAATTGTGACTCGGTTAGAACCCTATACTGAGCACCATGGGATGAATTTATCGCGTCGTACCTTACTTGGGCTTATCAAATATCCAGCCCTGCTAAGTAAAGTTCAAGCTAAACTCAAGCCGCAACCAGTTAAGCACCAAAGACAGCTTAGGGCTAAAGATTGGATGCCCGCTAAAGGCATTTATGACCAAGATAAAAGCTTGTTTGATTGGGTTGTTGCACCATTATCAAACAATGATAAAGCTTTACTCAGCCAAATGCGTGATGTGGAAGTTGAAGACTCTCAGCATAAAAAAACAAAGTACAAGTCACTTGATTGCTCAATCATGGAGTTATCGGATGATATTGCATACGGTGTTCATGATTTAGAAGACGCGATTGTTCTAGGTCTGGTCACGAAGTCACAGTGGCTAGAATCTGTCCATAATAGCCTCATGGAAGCAAACGACCCTTGGGTCAACGAGCATTTAGAATCAATCACTAAAATGCTGTTTTCTGGTGAACATTACCGCAGAAAAGATGCTATCGGTGGAATCGTCAATGCACTCTTAACCAGTATTTCAATCAGTCGTGTACCTGAAAAATTTGAAAGTGATCTACTTGCTTATAATGCGTATTTAGAGCCAAGTATGGATCTAGTGCTTAGTACGCTCAAACGCTTTGTTAGCCAATTCGTTATTCAGATCCCACAAGCTCAGATCATTGAATACAAAGGCCAGCAAATCATCATGGACATGTTTGAAGCATTTAGCGCTGATCCTGAACGTCTGCTGCCTTTAACAATAAAAGAGCAATGGTTGAAACAAACCGATGAGTCAGGTCAAATGCGAACCATAGCGGACTATATATCTTCAATGACGGATGACCTTGCTCAGAAAATGCATCAGCAATTGTTTTCAGCTCACACTGGTTTTTAGCCAATACTGCTCTTTAGTTCTAACCGAAAGCTAAGAAGCTAAACGAGCATGCTGTAATCATGGCTAAGAAAGGTAATTCTTTTCAAATACACCAGGAGGCATTTGATCAATTTGAAATTGAATCATTTTATCAAAAGCCACCAGCAGCGAATTAAAGTCATTCTGCGGTTCAAGTTGGTTCAGTAAGTGATAACCGGCTTCAACCGTAGATAAACTATTTTCACTCGGCGCTTTTCTTATCCGATAGTTACCTTTTAAATCTTTAGGTAAATGTACAGTCTTCAAACCTTGTAAGTTCTTAGATACTTGCCAAATTTTGAAGGCTTTCTTCCAAGTGCCATCTAATAAGATAATTCGCGTTCTCTTATTGGCTGAAACCGCTTCTTTCACTTCCATTGAAGAGTCACTTGGATAAAGGATCACATGTTCAACGTCTTGTTCTGCCAGTAATTCATTTAACGAAACGTGATCACTAAAATCTTCGCCCACAAATGTCACGCTATTACTTAGCGATAAAGATAAGATCCTCGCTGTGCCCATTGGCCGATGCTCTTCTGAAGGATGCTGAAGAATGATAAGCTCAACATTAGAACGGATTGGCGAGATCCACTCACAAATACAAGCTTTAGTAGCCTTGCTGCATTTTTGGCAATAACGATACATGGAATTGATGTGTACCCTGTTTTAGTTTTTACGACACTTTTATGTGTAATCTTCCAAATAGATATTTTTCAGCAATGGGTTATTTGGGACAAAAGCGCGATCTTTGATGGTGAGTTATGGCGGATCCTAACAGGAAACTTTTCACATACCAACATCTCGCATTTACTAATGAATTTGGCGGCACTTAGCGGAATTTGCTTTTTATTCTCTCCGAATAGAAATCAGCTTATCACGGCATTACTCCTGATCAGTTTGGCAACAGGTATCGCTTTATTAGCGACTGATATTAAACTTTATGTTGGATTATCAGGCACCTTGCATGGGCTCTTTGCTTTATTTGCTTTAAAGGAAGCGATTGAAGGACGAAAATCTAGCTGGGTACTTGTTGCCGGGGTAATCGTAAAAGTAGGCTGGGAACAGTTATATGGAGCATCAGCTACCACCAGCAGTATGATTGATGCTCGGGTTGCCATTGAGGCTCATCTAGCAGGAACATTAACCGGAATAGCACTTGCATTACCTTGTGCCTATAGAAAAGCCCAAAGCATACCAGCGAAAGACTGATGATAGATCTGCACTGCATTTGCCTAGAATGCTAAATTATTTTCAGAGAGATGGGGAATGTCGACTTCAAATATTAGAACCAACCATTTCAAGTCGACCTTTCAATTATAAACTCGCTTGTAAGATATTTCTGATAGAGCGCAGCGTCGTCTCAGTTGATTGATAGTCCAATTCAACCTCTGTGAAAATCTCATTAACTTCAAGCATAAGGGTTGGATACGAATGAACGCCAATAGCATGCTTAAAGCTTAATTGGTCATCCAGCTCCCCTTCTAACAATTTACTGGATAAATCAGTCGTAAATTGCTGAACATTTAGACCAAGTTCTTCCGCTAGCTGCTTATGAGTTTCTTCAGAATGAGGCAGCATTGAACGTAAGTAATAAGCATGCTGAATCGCCTCTAACATCGCTTCATAATGGTCTTGAAAACCCGCAGCAATAACAGCCCTACATGCAGGGTATGTGCTGCGAACTGGCTGGCATTTAGTCCAAAACTCGTGATTAAACTCGGTGCCTAACTTCGCTTCAATTTGCCTCCAAATAGCTTGTAGCTTTTGCTTCATGTCATCCGACATTGGCTCATCAGAGTCAGGCGCTAACCCACCAACAACATAGTTGAATTCAATACTCGCTGGAAGTTGTTGTTTTAGTAGTTCTAATGTTGGCTTATAGCCCCAACACCAACTGCACATAGGGTCGTGCACGTAATGAAGTTTAACAATCATGATCTATACCTGTTGATACTTAACTATTGGAGTATTTTACCAAAGCAATAAAAAAGGAGCCAATCAAAGGCTCCTTTACAATTAACGTGTCACTCAGTTTAACGTTTTTAAGCTTCGTCGCCAGCAACTTTTGCAGCAGCTTCTTTAACGATAGGCTGAAGTTCGCCTTTTTGGAACATCTCTAGAATGATGTCACAACCGCCGATAAGCTCGCCATCTACCCATAGTTGTGGGAATGTCGGCCATTGTGCGTAAGCTGGAAGCTCAGCACGGATATCAGGGTTTTGTAGAATATCTACGTAAGCAAATTTCTCACCACACGCCATAAGTGCTTGAGATGCTTGTGAAGAAAAACCACAACTAGGCAGTTTAGGAGAACCTTTCATGTAAAGTAGAATGGTATTTTCTTCAATTTGCTGTTTGATTTTATCGATAGTTTCCATTGCTTCCTCGTTAATGGATTGACTGCATTCATTGATCTCATTCTACCCCAATGAATGAGAATAAAAAGCACATAAAAGGTATGGTTATTTGTGCAATTCAAATTTTTGCGCAAAATTGATTAATTTCATGCAAAAGTCATTGAATAAGCTTTTAATAAAGTAAAAACTTGCTAAAATAAATCGCAAGTCAGCTTTGACTAAAAAATAATAATCATTGGAAGCAATCGAAAGTTAGCACTTTCACCTAAACGGAGAATCGAGCAATGTCATTTGAATTACCAGCTCTTCCTTATGCTAAAGACGCACTAGAACCACATATCTCAGCAGAAACTCTAGATTTCCACCACGGTAAACACCACAACACTTACGTTGTTAAGCTAAATGGTCTTATCCCTGGTACTGAGTTTGAAGGCAAAACTCTAGAAGAAATCATCAAGACTTCTACTGGCGGCGTTTTCAACAATGCAGCTCAAATCTGGAACCACACGTTCTACTGGCACTGTCTTGCTCCTAAAGCAGGCGGCGAACCAACTGGCGCTGTTGCTGAAGCAATCAATTCTGCATTTGGTTCTTTCGAAGAATTCAAAGCAAAATTCACAGATTCTGCAATCAACAACTTCGGTTCTTCATGGACTTGGTTAGTTAAAAAAGCAGATGGCACTCTAGACATCGTTAACACGTCTAACGCTGCAACTCC
This window harbors:
- the menD gene encoding 2-succinyl-5-enolpyruvyl-6-hydroxy-3-cyclohexene-1-carboxylic-acid synthase — protein: MIYDQAVVNRIWCDTLLEELVRCGVEDVCVAPGSRSTPLTLEAEANSGLTLHTHFDERGLGFFALGLAKASKKPVAVIVTSGTAVANLLPAVAEAGLTREKLILLTSDRPTELINCGANQAIQQQGIFSSHVESALNLPSPSLQVPLNWLLTSVDQLVNKQASAGGAIHINCPFPEPLYSNNEKVMYEDYLQSVHNWKKSLITYTNTVFFKTSASNTSVQASDYAYQKGVVVIGSVDVKEAEKALDFAKSLGWPVFCDPQSGMNSDWAHYDLWMQNKHAQHLLADCQFILQLGERIVSKRLNQWIKQQATEFNSEQYVVISPETHRINQDHLPQTHIVSGISQWLSAQSTPSLLKPSAGWGDELTQLSRSISELTLAQLTSNDQLTELSVAADLSARVIGRDVFIGNSLIVRLIDMLARLDKTQVFTNRGASGIDGLVATAAGVISATHKPLLMLIGDTSLLYDLNSLALLTHVKTPMVIVVNNNDGGAIFDLLPVPEQQKQALYQMPHGYDFEHAAHQFQLQYASPETLSSYQNKIEEHFSNGSGVLILEVKTPAEQASSLLKQFNVMLKEALI
- a CDS encoding isochorismate synthase, whose protein sequence is MSHFQQTVASLIERVQNSQPNEVRCVEVLTHKPSFAFIEWLHAQPLFPKFYWQSRDTREEVVALGQIHTFSDPAPAYAILGEDQRIWGGRSFDGHTDKNRRCMGSFFFLPEIELARFDNEWSLAVNLIDDRKQTIKALNKLQLDAASLPPLSSHIDRIEHIPEKPQWGKLVDTVLNGIDAEDYKKVVLARKTTLTLDKPICAAQLLKASYLQNHHSFHFMLVLDSKHSFIGSTPERLYSRHGTELHTEALAGTIGRGDNATQDMELANWLSQDTKNLNENQYVVDDIIERLTQHSHSVDVEQEARLVRLRKVQHLKRNIHAQLKSGVNGVQLLASLQPTAAVAGLPRKEAIDFILENEPFARGWYAGSVGFISHQRAEFCVAIRSALVVNDQVQLFAGAGIVPGSVAEHEWQELNKKVSTLLSLISDHPPLGVAS
- a CDS encoding pyridoxal phosphate-dependent aminotransferase; translation: MQNIGMSSKLNSVCYEIRGPVLKHAKRMEEEGHKILKLNIGNPAPFGFDAPDEILVDVIRNLPTSQGYCDSKGIYSARKAVVQHYQKKGLRNLDVEDVYIGNGASELIVMSMQALLDSGDEVLIPAPDYPLWTASVALSGGTPVHYLCDEDADWYPDLDDMRAKITPKTRGIVLINPNNPTGAVYSRDFLLKVVDIARENNLIIFADEIYDKVLYDGAVHTSISTLAEDVLMVTFNGLSKAYRVCGFRGGWMFLTGPKHLAKGYVEGLDMLASMRLCANVPMQHAIQTALGGYQSINELLLPGGRLLEQRDRAWELINKIPGVSCVKPKGAMYLFPKIDTKMYNIKDDQKMVLDFLKQEKVLLVQGTGFNWPKPDHFRIVTLPHIEDLETAIGRLERFLSTYRQD
- the yfbR gene encoding 5'-deoxynucleotidase translates to MTQSHFFAHLARMKLIQRWPLMRSVSTENISEHSLQVAFVAHALAVIKNKKFGGQLNPEHIALLGMYHDTSEVLTGDLPTPVKYYNPDIAQEYKKIEAAAEQRLLSMVPEDFQDDFAPFLISGSVSNEEQSIVKQADTICAYLKCLEELSAGNHEFEQAKRRLEETLEQRKSPELTYFLTTFAPSFELSLDEIS
- a CDS encoding anti-phage deoxyguanosine triphosphatase; translation: MDFSISPEWQHRNDDEHKIRRDDHRSPYQRDRARVLHSAAFRRLQAKTQVHGTAVNDFHRTRLTHSLEAAQLGTGIVAQLKKKQPEFRDLLPSDSLIDSICLAHDIGHPPYGHGGEVALNYMMRDHGGFEGNAQTFRIVTRLEPYTEHHGMNLSRRTLLGLIKYPALLSKVQAKLKPQPVKHQRQLRAKDWMPAKGIYDQDKSLFDWVVAPLSNNDKALLSQMRDVEVEDSQHKKTKYKSLDCSIMELSDDIAYGVHDLEDAIVLGLVTKSQWLESVHNSLMEANDPWVNEHLESITKMLFSGEHYRRKDAIGGIVNALLTSISISRVPEKFESDLLAYNAYLEPSMDLVLSTLKRFVSQFVIQIPQAQIIEYKGQQIIMDMFEAFSADPERLLPLTIKEQWLKQTDESGQMRTIADYISSMTDDLAQKMHQQLFSAHTGF
- a CDS encoding tRNA-uridine aminocarboxypropyltransferase, whose translation is MYRYCQKCSKATKACICEWISPIRSNVELIILQHPSEEHRPMGTARILSLSLSNSVTFVGEDFSDHVSLNELLAEQDVEHVILYPSDSSMEVKEAVSANKRTRIILLDGTWKKAFKIWQVSKNLQGLKTVHLPKDLKGNYRIRKAPSENSLSTVEAGYHLLNQLEPQNDFNSLLVAFDKMIQFQIDQMPPGVFEKNYLS
- the rrtA gene encoding rhombosortase; translated protein: MYPVLVFTTLLCVIFQIDIFQQWVIWDKSAIFDGELWRILTGNFSHTNISHLLMNLAALSGICFLFSPNRNQLITALLLISLATGIALLATDIKLYVGLSGTLHGLFALFALKEAIEGRKSSWVLVAGVIVKVGWEQLYGASATTSSMIDARVAIEAHLAGTLTGIALALPCAYRKAQSIPAKD
- a CDS encoding DsbA family protein; amino-acid sequence: MIVKLHYVHDPMCSWCWGYKPTLELLKQQLPASIEFNYVVGGLAPDSDEPMSDDMKQKLQAIWRQIEAKLGTEFNHEFWTKCQPVRSTYPACRAVIAAGFQDHYEAMLEAIQHAYYLRSMLPHSEETHKQLAEELGLNVQQFTTDLSSKLLEGELDDQLSFKHAIGVHSYPTLMLEVNEIFTEVELDYQSTETTLRSIRNILQASL
- a CDS encoding Grx4 family monothiol glutaredoxin translates to METIDKIKQQIEENTILLYMKGSPKLPSCGFSSQASQALMACGEKFAYVDILQNPDIRAELPAYAQWPTFPQLWVDGELIGGCDIILEMFQKGELQPIVKEAAAKVAGDEA
- the sodB gene encoding superoxide dismutase [Fe], whose translation is MSFELPALPYAKDALEPHISAETLDFHHGKHHNTYVVKLNGLIPGTEFEGKTLEEIIKTSTGGVFNNAAQIWNHTFYWHCLAPKAGGEPTGAVAEAINSAFGSFEEFKAKFTDSAINNFGSSWTWLVKKADGTLDIVNTSNAATPLTEEGVTPLLTVDLWEHAYYIDFRNVRPDYMAAFWNLVNWSFVEENLAK